The Streptomyces sp. NBC_00306 sequence CGCTGGTTAGTACCATGCGCCCCGGGGATCAAAGGCCGCTGTGGCGCTCTTCAATCCGGTGTCCTGATTGCGGGCATTCTCGAGCGAGGTTTGCATGTTCGCTGTTCCGATCTCGAGTCTGGCCGCGCCGAAACTGGTGTGGTAGACGAATTGATTGCGGAAGTCGACGCTCGGGTATCCGTCCCAGCCGACCAGGCGCGGGTAGAACCAGCCGCCCGTTGCGTTCTCCACCCAGTCGTCGTCGGCGTTGGCGAAGCGGAAGGCGTGCGTGGAGGGGTCGTCCTTGTGATACACGATCTTAGGGTGAGTGCCGCTTGGATCGAAGCGCACCTGGTCGCGCCACCGGGTTGTCCAATTGCCATGCGCTGATGCCGAGACGTACTTGGCCTGGTTGTCCTTCACCCATACGATGACGTGTTCCAAGTCGTGCCTGTGTCCACAGACCGTGCAGTGGTCCGAACTCTGGTCCTTCTCGAAGTAGCTTGCGTACATGATCGCGCACCAGCCGTTGTTGCACTTCGACCGCGAGTACTGGTTCGACTGCTCCAATCGGTTGGGATGGCGGCATCCGTCCCCAGCGACGAGACCTCCCAGCGGCAGCCCAGGATTGGGCTGCCAGGAGGGTGAAATGGCTGCGGTGGAGTAGCAGGCATCCATGTCGTAGTCGAGGGCTGGAGAGTATGTCTGTTCCAGCGTGCTGGCATTCTGTGGCAGCTTCTCGATCCAGTCGGCCTGAGCGGGCGTCGACATGGTCATGACCAGCGTGAAAGCGGCGAATATGCTCGCGGATGCGGCTCCCCGTCTTCTCTTTCGTTCGTTGAGTCTACGAGCCCGGAAAATGGACATGCGGAAGCCTCTCGTTTCGCTGACGGGTAATCAGAATTTGCGGTCCTGATGTGCTGATGGGAGTTCAGCAGAAGATTCAGGCACGGGACCTTGCGCCCTCAATGCGCTTTCGCGTTTGCGGATGCCGCACTGCTGCCAAATGGACGCATCTGAGGACGACTGGTCCGTTTCTCGAAGCTGACCCGGTGCCAACTGATCCAGCCGTGTCAGGCGTACCCTGCGCAACAGGTGCCGGCCGCTACGTCGTTGTAGAAGGCCGGCTCAACGCGCGCTTCTGACCGATGCACGAGCCTCCGGACAGCAGCACGCGCATCAGCATCGTCTTCGCGCATCAGTCTTTCCACCTGCTTCGGCTCCATCCGAAAGGTGACATGCGGGAGAAATCGATACAGGCGCCTGTGTGAGGACACAGGCCTTCATGGCCACCGATCTGGCCTACACGCGTGCAGGAGGCGCTGGAGTCGCTGCTCGGCCGGGACTTGGAGCGCGAACCCACTGGGTGTCGAACTCGGCGGTCCGGCCTGCACGAGCAGTGGAGGTTGTGCTTTGAGGGCAGAGGCGGGCCGTCAGAGTCGCCGGCGAGATCACCCAAGGGGCGACGCCCCAGCCAGCACGCGCCGGCGGTGGCGAGCTGGTCATCCACCTGACCCGGACGAGTGCGATCAGGATGGAAGAACGTTGTGATTGAAGCGGAAGACGTTGGACGGGTCATAGAGCCGCTTGACGTCAGAGAGCCTTCGGTATCGTTCGGGCCCGTACGCAGCGCGCACACTTTCAGCGTTCGTCGCCTCGTCCGGAGACAGGAAGTTCATCATGTTGCGCTCGAGCGTCCACGGCGCGAGGCCGTCCATCACCTTCGCCAAGTACTCCCTCATGCCCTGGACCTGGTCGGAACCGCCTACCCCGAAACCGAACACGACGAATGGAACGCCTCGTGTCGATACCGCGTTAGCGACTGCCGGCTGGCGGTCCAGCGCGCCACCGAGGGCGCGTATTTCCACGTTCGCCAGAGGGCAGCCGGACGCAGGTCCGACGAGTTCCACCAACGTATTCACGGTCTTGTCCGTGAACTCCGCGAGGCAGACGCTTCTGTCGACGTAGGGCATGGGGGCGACGGGGTCCAGGTGGATCTCCCCGAACGAAGCGAACGGCTTGTCTCCGACCAGGTCGAGCAGTGCCGGGGCGCTCCTACGGAGCGGGGCGAGCAGTCTTTCGCCATTGGCCGCATCACCGAGGTATCCGATCCGCAGATGCACCACGAATGCGCCGCGCAGCGGTTCAGGCAGGACTGGAAGGTCAGGCAGCCGCTGGATCCCGACCGACGAGGTCATCTCCTCGGGAACGGTGGGCACCCAGGCACTCCACGCTTCCAGCACCTGAGCCAGGTGCTCACCCGTGAAGTAGATTCCGCCGCCGTAGAACCGGCTCACCGGGAACAGGTCGAACTCGATCTCGGTCACCACGCCGAAGTTGCCCTTGCCACCGAGCAAT is a genomic window containing:
- a CDS encoding NPP1 family protein, which produces MTMSTPAQADWIEKLPQNASTLEQTYSPALDYDMDACYSTAAISPSWQPNPGLPLGGLVAGDGCRHPNRLEQSNQYSRSKCNNGWCAIMYASYFEKDQSSDHCTVCGHRHDLEHVIVWVKDNQAKYVSASAHGNWTTRWRDQVRFDPSGTHPKIVYHKDDPSTHAFRFANADDDWVENATGGWFYPRLVGWDGYPSVDFRNQFVYHTSFGAARLEIGTANMQTSLENARNQDTGLKSATAAFDPRGAWY
- a CDS encoding FAD-binding oxidoreductase; amino-acid sequence: MIGMGQAGVSFRPQDVASLRQSVAGPVLTPGVEGYDVECMTYNLNCRLEPALVVGATSESDVRTAVQFAAGHAMPIAVKSSGHQVVSAARGAMLITTGRMKGMSVDPEARTVRVEAGLLWHEVVAQTADFDLAPIAGSAPNVGVIGYTLGGGQSPLLGRTQGYAADHVRRLNVVTADGELRAVTPSSMPDLFWALLGGKGNFGVVTEIEFDLFPVSRFYGGGIYFTGEHLAQVLEAWSAWVPTVPEEMTSSVGIQRLPDLPVLPEPLRGAFVVHLRIGYLGDAANGERLLAPLRRSAPALLDLVGDKPFASFGEIHLDPVAPMPYVDRSVCLAEFTDKTVNTLVELVGPASGCPLANVEIRALGGALDRQPAVANAVSTRGVPFVVFGFGVGGSDQVQGMREYLAKVMDGLAPWTLERNMMNFLSPDEATNAESVRAAYGPERYRRLSDVKRLYDPSNVFRFNHNVLPS